The Clostridiales bacterium FE2011 sequence CGTAGCTGGTTTATTTCACATCCGTCGCAGACGGATATTTCATTTTCAAGTCAAACCTTTCCGGCCTGTCAACTGATCATCAATATCCGATTTCCTTCAGTATCCTGTCCGTAACCCGTGCAACCAGCAGTGAGAAGTCCTTAGACACATGCGGCTTTTCTCCGGTCAGGATACAGTGGCTCAGCTGTTCCGATTCCAGGGCATAGTTGTTCGGTGCTGTCACCGTCTTTGTTTCCTTCACCCCATTCTTGATGATGGTATAAGGAATCTCACCACACTGGTTGAACTCCACCGGGGATACGATCTCGCCCAGGGTCCCGTGGATATGGAACCGGTCCAGCCGTCCGGTCGGCAGCAACATGCCGCAGTCCAGGTTTGCCACCGCTTCATTTTCATACAGCAGCAGGGCTGAAGTGAACAGGTCAATCTTTTTGTCAGAGAACTGTGCTGTCGCCCGTACAGTATCCGGCTCCTTCCCCAGCATCCACATTGCCATGCTGATTGCATAGCAGCCGAGGTCATACAGGGCTCCGCCGTATGTTTCCTTCCGCAGGCGGATATCCGTATCCGGTCTCCTGCCGGTGATGAATGCAGACTCCAGGTACCGGATTTCTCCGATCACGCCGGCGTCCAGCTCTGCCTTCACAGCTTTCACAAACGGGCTGTGCAGATAGGCAAAGGCTTCCATCAACATAACGCCGTTTTCCTCCGCCGCCTGGAACATCTCTTTAGCCTGCGCTTCTGAAACCGCCAGCGGCTTTTCACACAGCACATGTTTCTTTGCCTTCAGGGCTTTAACCGTCCACTCACAGTGAATATCATTGGGCAGCGGAATATAAACCGCTTCCACCTCCGGATCTGCCAGCAGTTCATCATAGCTGCCGTAAGCCTTCTGAAAGCCAAACTCTTCCTGATATAGTTTTGCTTTTTCCAGTTTTCTGCCCGCAATGGCATACAGCTCGCAGTGCTCCGCCAGCTGCATGCCCGGTATTGTCTGTC is a genomic window containing:
- a CDS encoding Gfo/Idh/MocA family oxidoreductase, which produces MRKVKWGVLGTADIARGQTIPGMQLAEHCELYAIAGRKLEKAKLYQEEFGFQKAYGSYDELLADPEVEAVYIPLPNDIHCEWTVKALKAKKHVLCEKPLAVSEAQAKEMFQAAEENGVMLMEAFAYLHSPFVKAVKAELDAGVIGEIRYLESAFITGRRPDTDIRLRKETYGGALYDLGCYAISMAMWMLGKEPDTVRATAQFSDKKIDLFTSALLLYENEAVANLDCGMLLPTGRLDRFHIHGTLGEIVSPVEFNQCGEIPYTIIKNGVKETKTVTAPNNYALESEQLSHCILTGEKPHVSKDFSLLVARVTDRILKEIGY